The sequence CCCCCGGCAGGCCATCGCCACACTGTTCGACAGGCTCGTCACCAGTACGGTCGAAGACCCTGAAAGAAAAGGCTGTTTTCTGGTGAATACGGCCTCGGAACTGGCTGCGCACGGGCCGGAGGTCAGCGACATCGTGCGCAACGGGCTGCGCGAACTCCAGGCCTTTTTCCGGCGCAGCATCGAAGTCGGCCAGGCGCGCAAGCAGTTCCCCGGCACGCTGGACCCGGACGCCACGGCCAAGGCGCTGATGGCCATGGTGGTGGCCATCCGCGTACTGGGCCGCGGCATGAGTGACGCGGCCTCGCTCAAGACCATCGCCGCGCAGGCGCAGCAGCTGTTGCGCTGAGCGCACCCGTGCGCACGGCCATCCACGCCGGGTTGACCGATCGGTTTAAACACAGCGCCCCGCATGTTTGACCGGCGCACCCCGCCCCACAGGAGGCACCATGACCCAAGCCGCGCCCCCCTTGCGTATCGACATCGTTTCGGATGTCGTCTGCCCCTGGTGCGTCATCGGCTACCGCCAGCTGGCCGGGGCGCTGGCTGCGATCGGCATGCCGCATGAGATCCACTGGCATCCGTTCGAACTGAACCCCGACATGCCGCCCGAGGGCCAGAACCTGCGCGAGCACCTCACCGAGAAATACGGCACCACGCCCGAGCAGTCCGAAGCGAGCCGCAGGCAGATCACCGAGATCGGCGCCGAACTCGGCTTCGCCTTCCGCTTTGCCGACGACATGCGCATGCACAACACCTTCAACGCGCATCAGCTGCTGCACTGGGCCGACCAGCGCGGCCGCAAGCACGCGCTGGAAGAGGCGTTGTTTGCCGCGCACTTTTCCGACCGGCGCGATCTGTCGGACCCCGCCGTGCTGGCCGACGTGGCCGCCAGCGTCGGGCTCGACCGCGACGAGGCCGGCGCCGTGCTCGCCGACCAGCGCTTCGCCGCCACCGTGCGCGAGGCCGAGCAGGGCTGGCAGGCCCAGGGGATCCAGGCCGTGCCCGCCATCATCTTCAACCGCCGCTACCTGGTAAGCGGCGCCCAGGGCGTCGACAACTACACCCGCATCCTCGAACAACTGGCCAACATGCCGGAATGAGCCCCCCAACACAGCACAAGGAATCCGCAAGCATGTCAGACACCACTCCGTACATCCCGCCCAAGGTCTGGACCTGGGACGCCGAGAATGGCGGCGAATGGGCCAAGATCAACCGCCCCATCGCCGGCCCCACGCACGAGGCCACCCTGCCGCGCGGCAAGCATCCGCTGCAGCTCTACTCTATGGGCACGCCCAACGGCCAGAAGATCACCATCGCGCTCGAAGAGCTGCTGGCCGCTGGCGAGCCCGGCGCCGAGTACGACGCCCACCTGATCCGCATCAGCCAGGGCGACCAGTTCTCCAGCGGCTTCGTGGCGGTGAACCCCAATTCCAAGATCCCGGCCCTGTTCGACACCACCACCGGCAGCCGCGTCTTCGAAAGCGGCGCCATCCTGCTCTACCTCGCCGAAAAGTTCGGCCGCTTCCTGCCCAAGGACCCGGCCGCGCGCACCGAGGCGCTCAATTGGCTGTTCTGGCTGCAGGGCTCGGCCCCCTACCTCGGCGGCGGCTTTGGCCACTTCTACGCCTACGCCCCGGAGAAGTTCGAATACCCCATCAACCGCTTCACCATGGAAGTCAAACGCCAGATGGACGTGCTCGACCGCGAACTGGCCGAGCACCGCTACCTCGGCGGCGACGACTACACCATCGCCGACATCGCCACCTGGCCCTGGTACGGCAACCTCGTGCTCGGCCAGGCCTACGGCGCCGCCGAGTTTCTGGA comes from Denitromonas sp. and encodes:
- the yghU gene encoding glutathione-dependent disulfide-bond oxidoreductase, which encodes MSDTTPYIPPKVWTWDAENGGEWAKINRPIAGPTHEATLPRGKHPLQLYSMGTPNGQKITIALEELLAAGEPGAEYDAHLIRISQGDQFSSGFVAVNPNSKIPALFDTTTGSRVFESGAILLYLAEKFGRFLPKDPAARTEALNWLFWLQGSAPYLGGGFGHFYAYAPEKFEYPINRFTMEVKRQMDVLDRELAEHRYLGGDDYTIADIATWPWYGNLVLGQAYGAAEFLDAPSYTHLNRWAKEIEQRPAVQRGRRVNRTWGEPSEQLHERHDASDFELKTQDKVGADGAG
- a CDS encoding DsbA family oxidoreductase, whose amino-acid sequence is MTQAAPPLRIDIVSDVVCPWCVIGYRQLAGALAAIGMPHEIHWHPFELNPDMPPEGQNLREHLTEKYGTTPEQSEASRRQITEIGAELGFAFRFADDMRMHNTFNAHQLLHWADQRGRKHALEEALFAAHFSDRRDLSDPAVLADVAASVGLDRDEAGAVLADQRFAATVREAEQGWQAQGIQAVPAIIFNRRYLVSGAQGVDNYTRILEQLANMPE
- a CDS encoding TetR/AcrR family transcriptional regulator; the protein is MPWEKSFDEDEAIDKAMQVFWEKGFEPASLSDLIAGTGICRGSLYNAFGGKAQLFVKALKKYDKDNRRAMLAELEAMDDPRQAIATLFDRLVTSTVEDPERKGCFLVNTASELAAHGPEVSDIVRNGLRELQAFFRRSIEVGQARKQFPGTLDPDATAKALMAMVVAIRVLGRGMSDAASLKTIAAQAQQLLR